One Pseudobacteroides sp. genomic window, CACTTTTGGATGGGTCAAATCCTGATTTCAAATATTTAATCTCTCAGATGACCGACTTTGTCTATGATAATAGCTTGATGGCAGCTGAAGGTGAAAGTGCCATGGAGAAATTAATGGACACTACTGATAAAGAGTATATTCTTGCAGTAGAGGGAGCGGTGGCAACTAGAAACAACGGTCTATATAATGTTATCGGCCGCTGGAAGGGCGAGCCGGTTACTGCCCTTAAGGCAATCAAGATGCTGGGAGAAAAAGCTTCACATGTTATAGCGCTTGGGGCTTGTGCCACTCATGGGGGTGTTTCTGCAGCTAAACCAAATCCTGCCGATTGTGTCAGTGTTCAAAGTGTACTAAAAAGAAAGGTCATAAAGCTTCCGGGATGCCCTTGCCATCCGGACTGGTTTTTAGGAACACTGGCACATATCCTTCTATATGGTGAACCCGAGCTTGACAGCAGAGATAGACCGTTATTGTTTTACAGTACCTTAATCCATGACCGCTGTCCAAGAAGGTCATTTTTTGATAAAGGAATTTTTGCAAAAAAACTGGGAGAAAGCACCTGCATGTTCAAGCTGGGTTGCAGGGGACCTGTTACCCGTATAGATTGCCCGATACGAAAATGGAATCAATATGTTAACTGGCCCATCGAGGATGACACACCATGCATAGGCTGTGCCCAGTTCGGATTTCCAGATCAAATGGAACCGTTCATCACCTATAACACTACAAGAGGGGTAAAGGAATGACAAAGAGGATTGTTATAAACCCGGTTACTCGAATCAGCGGGTTCATGGAGATCGATGCAACAATTGAAAATAATACAGTAGTGGATGTTAAAACAGAGGGACTGCTTTTCCGTGGGTTTGAAAAAATGCTTGTAGGAAGAAATCCTTTTGATGCTGTATATTTTACGCAGC contains:
- a CDS encoding hydrogenase small subunit, encoding MNTTQTCPEYAVRLQTASDLFNKVEGEIRNGTLVKKNLVWLELTGCSGNIISLLDGSNPDFKYLISQMTDFVYDNSLMAAEGESAMEKLMDTTDKEYILAVEGAVATRNNGLYNVIGRWKGEPVTALKAIKMLGEKASHVIALGACATHGGVSAAKPNPADCVSVQSVLKRKVIKLPGCPCHPDWFLGTLAHILLYGEPELDSRDRPLLFYSTLIHDRCPRRSFFDKGIFAKKLGESTCMFKLGCRGPVTRIDCPIRKWNQYVNWPIEDDTPCIGCAQFGFPDQMEPFITYNTTRGVKE